The genomic stretch CACCGGGACGACGGCGACGCTCCAGGCCGAACTCAGGGAGTATGCCCGGGCCTCGGGGATCGCGCTCTCGGATGCCGGAGGGGGGATCTGCCACCAGGTGATGAGCGAAGGGGTCGTCCGGCCCGGCACGATCGTCGTCGGCGCCGACTCCCATTCCTGCACCCTCGGTGCCTTCGGCGCGTTCGCCACCGGGGTGGGAGCGACCGATATGGCGGCGATCTGGGCCTCGGGGGAGACGTGGTTCCGCGTCCCGGAGACGATCGCGGTCAATCTCACAGGGCGGCTCTCCGGTCCTGCGGAGCCAAAGGACGTCGCCCTCGCCTACGTCGCAGACCTCGGGATGGAAGGGGCGACCTACCGGGCGCTGGAGTTCGTGGGCGACGGGGCGGCAGGGATCTCCATGGACGGGCGGCTGACCCTCTCGAACATGGCGGTCGAGACGGGGGCGAAGACGGGGATGTTCTACGCCGACGCGGCCACCGTCCGCTATCTTGCGGACCACGGGGTTACGGCATCGCCCCAGGTGCCGGAGGACTGCCGCTACGAACGGACGGTCGCGATCGATCTCGACGACATCGTGCCGCTCGTCGCGGTTCCGCACCGGGTGGATACCGTCTGCGAGGCGGAGGAGGTCGCGGGCACGCACCTCGACCAGGTCTTCGTCGGGACCTGCACGAACGGCCGCTACGAGGATCTCGCCCGGTTCGCCCGGATCGTCCGGGGGAAGAAGGTGGCCGTCCGCACCCTAGTCTTCCCCGCCTCGCGGGCGGTGCTTGCCCGGGCAATCGCCACCGGTGTCCTCGCCGATATCGTGGATGCGGGCTGCATCGTCGGATCGCCGGGGTGCGGGCCGTGCCTCGGGGCGCATGCCGGGGTGCTCGGGGAGGGGGAGGTCTGCCTCTCCACCGCCAACCGGAACTTCAAGAACCGGATGGGCGTGGGCGGCGAGATCTACCTCTCGTCGGCCGCAACCGCCGCAGCGAGCGCGATTACCGGTGTAATTACCGTACCGGAGGTGGCGTGATGCAGGGTGCCGGGCCGGCGGTCTGTCTCGGGCGCGACATCGACACCGACCTCATCATCGCCGGCCGCTACCTCCGGACGAAGGACCGCTCGGTCTGGGCGGAGCACGTCTTCGAGGACCTCGACCCGACGCTCGCCGGCCGCATCCGCGGATCGGTCATCGTCGCCGGGAGGAACATGGGCTGCGGGTCGTCCCGCGAGCAGGCGGTGGTCGCCCTCCGCGAGGCCGGGGTGGTCGCGGTCGTCGCGGAATCGTTCGCCCGCATCTTCTTCAGGAACGCCGTCAATGTCGGCCTGCCGGTCATCGAGGCCTCCGTCGCCTGCACCGACGGTGCCCGCGTCGCCTTCGACCTCGATAGCGGGTGGGTGGAGGTGGACGGGATGCGGTATCCCGCCCGCCCGCTCTCGGAGAAGATGGTCGCCATCCTCCGGGCCGGAGGGCTGGTTTCCTACTGGAGGTCGTGCCGATGATTTTTCCGCCCCACTGCAAGTTTGTCGGGTCCGCGAACGGCACACCGTGCGGGAAGCGGGCCTACTTCCTCTCGCGCTACCTCGTCCGGGAGGCCGGCGACGGCACCGAGGTGCTTGAGGTGGAGACCGACCCGAACGGAACCGGCCTGATGCGCGACGTCCTCTCGGCCCGGGTGCTCGCCTCCGGCGACGATGTCTACCGCTACCCGGAACGCGTGAACGTTCAGGATCGAACATTCTTAGTGCAGGAGGCGATGCGGTCCGGGTACCGGTGCACCGTGTTCTGTGGCCACGGCGAACAGACCACGTTCGTGCTCGACCCGGAGATCTCGGCCTTCCTCCGCGTCCACGTCTACGACATCACCCCGCCCCGCCCCCATCTCTCGGCAACGCTCGGCGACCTCGAGAGAACCGGGCTCTTCGGCGATCTTGAGGTCGTCTTCGAGCACCACGTCCGGGACATCCGCGAGATCAAAGCCGACGTCTACCCCTGCCGGGCGGCCGGGTTCCCCCGCACCGTCGACGCCGACCCGCTCCGGCCCGGCGACCGCGTGGCGGGGTGCCTGACGGCACGGGAACTCCTGCGGGAGTGCTACGGCGAAGAGGTCGCCGTGGAGACCATCTGCCCGCTTGAGAAGGTTGCGGCCGAACCGTTCATCGCGCGGTGCTGCCGGAGCGAGCGGGCCGGTCTCGGCCTCTGGAACGGCCTCTTTGGCGCAGTGGTTCACTGGGGAGCGTCGTCGTGGGAGATTGCGACGGCGGCGAGAGAGGTCGCAACCGCGTGGAGGAAGCAGAATGGTGAAGGTAGCGGTCGTTGAGGGCGACGGCATCGGGCGCGAGGTCGTCCCGGTCGCCCGCGATATCCTCGCGGCCGTGCGCCCGGATATCGAGTTCTTTGACGTCGAGGTGGGATACGGCCGGTGGGAGCGGACCGGGAGCGCCTGCGGCGAGGAGACGATCGCCGACCTCCGGTCGGCCGACGCCATCCTCTTCGGTGCGGTCACGACGCCGCCCGACCCCGGCTACCGGAGCGTTCTCTTGCAGATCCGCCATGCTCTCGACCTCTACGCGAACGTCCGCCCGATCCGGGGCGAGGGGGTCGACGTCGTCATCGTGCGGGAGAACACCGAAGGGCTCTACTCAGGCATCGAGTGGACGGAACCCGATCGTGCCTGCACCGTCCGGGTCGTCTCCCGCCGGGGGAGCGAGCGGATCGCCCGCTACGCCTGCCCCCTCGCGAAGTCCCGCCGCCACCTCACCGTGGGGAACAAGGCGAACGTGCTGAAGTCGGACTGCCTCTTCGTCGAGGTCTGCACCGCGGAGGCCGCCCGGGCGGGGGTTTCCTGCCGGACGAGTTACATCGACGCGCTCTGCCTCGACCTCCTGATGCACCCCGACCGGTACGACGTGATCGTGACGACCAACATCTTCGGCGACATCCTCTCCGACGCCGCCGCCTACCTGGTGGGGGGGCTCGGAATGCTCCCGAGCGCGAACATCGGAGAACGGCATGCCCTCTTCGAGCCCGTCCACGGGAGCGCTCCCGACATCGCGGGCAAAAACGTCGCAAACCCCGTCGCGGCCATTCAAAGCGCTGCGATGCTGCTCGAACACCTCGGCGATCCCGCATCCGCGGCGGTTGTCGAGGAGGCCGTCGACCGGGTGCTCCGTGCAGGCATCCGGACACCCGACCTCGGCGGGGTCGCCGGCACCCGGGAGTTCGGGGCGGCGGTGCTCCGCGAGGTCGGGCGGGGGAAGGCCTAAGCGATTTGGGGTCGAGAGATTACGGTATGGTGCTGGTGGGATGCCACGTCTCTATCGCAGGCTCGATCGACCTTGCGGTCGGGCGGGCTCTTGATGCGGGCTGCAATACGTTTCAGATCTTCTCAAGGAACCCCCGGGGCTGGAAGGCAAAGGACCTCGACCCCGGCGTGGTGGAGGCCTTCAGGGCGGCGGTGAGTGCGGCGGGGATCGGGCCCGTCGTCGACCACATGCCCTACCTCCCGAACCCGGCCTCGCCCGATGCCGAGATCTACGAAAAATCGGTCGCGTCGCTTGCCGGGGAGCTCCGGCGGTGCGCTCTCCTCGGGATACCTTATCTCGTGACCCACCTCGGGCACCATCGCGGTGCCGGGACGGCGGCGGGGCAGGAGCGGGTCGTTGCTGCCCTAAACCGGGCGTTTGCGGATGCCGGGGATGCCGGCGTGATGCTCCTCCTCGAGAACACCGCCGGGGAGAAGAACAGCGTGGGAACGACCGTCGACGATCTCTCCCGGATTATGGAGGGGATCGACGCAGAAGGGAGAGTCGGGATCTGTTTCGATACCTGCCATGCGTTCGCCGCCGGCTACGACCTCCGGACGGCCGAAGGGGTCGATGCGGTCATGGATGAGTTCGACGACCGGATCGGTCTATCCCATCTCCGGATCATCCACCTCAACGACTGCAAAGGGGATCTCGGGAGCGGGCTTGACCGGCACGAGCACATCGGGCTCGGGACGATCGGCGAGGAGGGCTTCCGGCATATCCTCCGTCACCCGGCCGTCCGCCGCCTCCCCCTCATCTGCGAGACGCCGGTTGACGGGCAGCGGGACGATACCGGGAATATCGCGAAGGTCCGTGAACTTGCGGGAGCCTGAGCGCCCCGGGACGTCGCTCCGGTGGGATCGTGCTGCCGGTTATCCTGCGCAGGCCCCCCGGGCAGCAAATATTACATAATTATTATAATAATCGGATATTTTTTCTCAGCCCATTCTATTTTATGGCAATATATTTATATTGCTAATTCTATCCTGCAACGCGCGAACCCTTTATCCTGAGGTGTCCCGGTGATTCTCCGGAATTCCACAGGATTTCCGTTTGTACGCCGGCGAGGGAACCCCGTTTCCCCGGCGTGCGTACAGACACCACCGTATGGGACGAAAGGGGCGTTCTCATCGTGGTGATACAAGAATGACTGCATGTAAAGCGCTGATTGTTATCTGTACCGCCATTGCCATAGGATTACTGGCATCGCCTGCCGTGGCCGGGGAGAGGGCCCCGGGGGATATCGTTTCGATCTGTATCGATGGGGGTCGCAGGAGCATCCCGACATCGACGGGGGTACGGTTGTCTGGGAGGACGGAAGGAACGGAAAGTCGATCTACTATTCGAGCGGCCCCGGCAGCGGAGGCCGGAAGGTTGCGGGCGGGGGGACGGGACAGAGGTCTCCGTCCGTCTCGGGGGATCACGTCGTCTGGGAGGAGAACCGGAACATGAGCCCGGACATCTGCCTCTTTGATCTATCGACCGGCGTGACGACGGCGCTCACCGACGATCCGGCCGACCAGTGGATGCCCGTCGTTCACGGAGAGCATGTGGTCTGGTACGATGCCCGGAGCGGGAGCACGGATATCTGCCTCTACGATATCGAGACCGGCAGCGAGACCTTCCTCTCCTGTTCGCCGGTGACCAGATGGAAGCCCTCGCTCTCGGAGCGGTACGTCGTCTGGGAGGAGAGTACCGGGAACGGGGATATCCGGCTG from Methanoculleus chikugoensis encodes the following:
- a CDS encoding aconitase/3-isopropylmalate dehydratase large subunit family protein, whose translation is MSTLSERILGAPAGRYVDREVDIAFAHDGTGVLTREALREMGVEHLPHPDRLRLVFDHIVPANTGTTATLQAELREYARASGIALSDAGGGICHQVMSEGVVRPGTIVVGADSHSCTLGAFGAFATGVGATDMAAIWASGETWFRVPETIAVNLTGRLSGPAEPKDVALAYVADLGMEGATYRALEFVGDGAAGISMDGRLTLSNMAVETGAKTGMFYADAATVRYLADHGVTASPQVPEDCRYERTVAIDLDDIVPLVAVPHRVDTVCEAEEVAGTHLDQVFVGTCTNGRYEDLARFARIVRGKKVAVRTLVFPASRAVLARAIATGVLADIVDAGCIVGSPGCGPCLGAHAGVLGEGEVCLSTANRNFKNRMGVGGEIYLSSAATAAASAITGVITVPEVA
- a CDS encoding 3-isopropylmalate dehydratase, with the translated sequence MQGAGPAVCLGRDIDTDLIIAGRYLRTKDRSVWAEHVFEDLDPTLAGRIRGSVIVAGRNMGCGSSREQAVVALREAGVVAVVAESFARIFFRNAVNVGLPVIEASVACTDGARVAFDLDSGWVEVDGMRYPARPLSEKMVAILRAGGLVSYWRSCR
- a CDS encoding DUF7714 family protein is translated as MIFPPHCKFVGSANGTPCGKRAYFLSRYLVREAGDGTEVLEVETDPNGTGLMRDVLSARVLASGDDVYRYPERVNVQDRTFLVQEAMRSGYRCTVFCGHGEQTTFVLDPEISAFLRVHVYDITPPRPHLSATLGDLERTGLFGDLEVVFEHHVRDIREIKADVYPCRAAGFPRTVDADPLRPGDRVAGCLTARELLRECYGEEVAVETICPLEKVAAEPFIARCCRSERAGLGLWNGLFGAVVHWGASSWEIATAAREVATAWRKQNGEGSGR
- a CDS encoding isocitrate/isopropylmalate dehydrogenase family protein, producing MVKVAVVEGDGIGREVVPVARDILAAVRPDIEFFDVEVGYGRWERTGSACGEETIADLRSADAILFGAVTTPPDPGYRSVLLQIRHALDLYANVRPIRGEGVDVVIVRENTEGLYSGIEWTEPDRACTVRVVSRRGSERIARYACPLAKSRRHLTVGNKANVLKSDCLFVEVCTAEAARAGVSCRTSYIDALCLDLLMHPDRYDVIVTTNIFGDILSDAAAYLVGGLGMLPSANIGERHALFEPVHGSAPDIAGKNVANPVAAIQSAAMLLEHLGDPASAAVVEEAVDRVLRAGIRTPDLGGVAGTREFGAAVLREVGRGKA
- a CDS encoding deoxyribonuclease IV translates to MVLVGCHVSIAGSIDLAVGRALDAGCNTFQIFSRNPRGWKAKDLDPGVVEAFRAAVSAAGIGPVVDHMPYLPNPASPDAEIYEKSVASLAGELRRCALLGIPYLVTHLGHHRGAGTAAGQERVVAALNRAFADAGDAGVMLLLENTAGEKNSVGTTVDDLSRIMEGIDAEGRVGICFDTCHAFAAGYDLRTAEGVDAVMDEFDDRIGLSHLRIIHLNDCKGDLGSGLDRHEHIGLGTIGEEGFRHILRHPAVRRLPLICETPVDGQRDDTGNIAKVRELAGA